The following proteins are co-located in the Saccharomycodes ludwigii strain NBRC 1722 chromosome V, whole genome shotgun sequence genome:
- a CDS encoding V-type ATPase subunit a family protein (similar to Saccharomyces cerevisiae YMR054W | STV1 | Similar To VPH1): MRGLGVKEEAIFRSADMSFIELYIPTEISRETLYLLGECGVIMFKDLNLHKSTFQRSYAFQIKKLNDIQHSLDYMDHIVKLHSNDTFKYLPPTITDASDTSTRLNSYNNPEHMNIPRIDDINNICEEIKLFQNRLQQLNDSYLELKSKLLKLLDERCVLYEVGKFLSYNPGLVIGGDTATDLEENQNLLSNRESANIPSDDLSTFAISDDEDEEIYNNNNNVFNNHYGSLIVGSIDRDKIEPLNRILWRVLRGNLFFHHTPINVNNNKYIKPDANSEDEAVEKDKDCFIIFTHGEILLARVRKIVESLNAKIYDFPNNNDGANNGANLNIRIEELSHILEATEQSLYTEILVIADQLPKWFQTISAEKYVYVTMNLFKNIENDSTALLGEGWIPTSLILETTNRLRDYTDLHHADSLKPVISLVETNRLPPTYHKTNKFTQAFQSIVDAYGIATYKEVNPGLATIVTFPFMFSIMFGDTGHGFILFLVGLYLILNERKFNLMKRDEIFDMAFTGRYVILLMGLFSIYIGLLYNDIFSKTMTFFSSGWSWPTDFKIGQTLEATKIPGKVYPFGLDYSWHGTENGLLFTNSYKMKLSILMGFVHMTYSFMFSLVNYRYRQSRVDIIGNFIPGLIFMQSIFGYLSWAIVYKWSKDWIKDGREAPGLLNMLINMFLSPGNIDVKLYTGQSVIQIILLLAAVICVPWLLLYKPLVLRRNHLTATRNKGYLRGVEFELSNNSDTNAGYHDDFDAFDFEVDTNDNHNGDQQVQHQMERSLLEEREENRPQVEEEQDQAKQEFNFGDIMIHQVIHTIEFCLNCISHTASYLRLWALSLAHAQLSTVLWDMTIQNSFSSHSPGSFLSVFKVVALFAMWFVLTVCVLVLMEGTSAMLHALRLHWVEAMSKFFEGEGYAYEPFSFKNLEQEGNTVE; encoded by the coding sequence ATGAGAGGGCTGGGTGTTAAGGAAGAGGCTATCTTCAGATCTGCAGATATGTCCTTTATAGAATTATACATCCCAACAGAAATATCTAGAGaaactttatatttattaggGGAATGTGGAGTAATCATgtttaaagatttaaatCTCCATAAAAGTACTTTCCAAAGAAGTTATGcctttcaaataaaaaaattaaacgaCATCCAGCATTCGTTGGATTATATGGACCATATTGTAAAGTTACATTCAAATGAcacttttaaatatttaccaCCCACCATAACTGATGCCAGTGATACCAGTACTAGATTGAATTCTTACAATAACCCTGAGCACATGAACATTCCTCGTATAGATgacattaataatatttgtgaggaaattaaacttttccaaaataGATTGCAGCAGTTAAATGATTCCTATTTGGAGCTAAAATCCAAATTACTAAAATTGTTAGATGAAAGGTGTGTTTTATATGAAGttggtaaatttttaaGTTATAATCCAGGTTTAGTGATTGGTGGTGATACTGCAACAGATTTAGaggaaaatcaaaatttacTATCAAATCGTGAGTCTGCTAACATCCCTAGTGATGATTTATCTACCTTTGCGATATCAGacgatgaagatgaagaaatttataacaacaataacaacgtATTTAATAATCATTACGGTTCCTTGATTGTTGGTTCTATTGATAGAGATAAAATTGAACCTTTAAATAGAATATTGTGGAGGGTCTTACGTggtaatttatttttccatcATACTCCAAtaaatgttaataataataaatatataaaaccaGACGCAAATTCCGAAGATGAAGCTGTAGAAAAAGACAAAGACtgctttattatatttacgCATGgtgaaatattattagctAGGGTTAGAAAAATTGTAGAATCATTGAATGCTAAGATTTATGACTTCCCCAACAATAATGACGGTGCTAATAATGGTGCTAACTTGAACATTCGTATTGAAGAACTGAGTCATATTTTGGAAGCCACAGAGCAATCCCTATACACAGAAATACTCGTAATTGCAGATCAATTGCCTAAATGGTTTCAAACTATTTCTGCTGAAAAATATGTGTATGTGACCATGAATctattcaaaaatattgaaaatgataGTACTGCGTTATTGGGGGAAGGCTGGATCCCAACGAGTTTGATATTAGAGACAACCAACAGACTAAGAGATTATACTGATTTGCATCATGCGGACAGTTTAAAACCTGTTATTAGTCTTGTGGAAACTAACAGGTTGCCACCAACTTACCATAAAACTAATAAATTCACCCAAGCCTTCCAATCTATTGTTGATGCTTACGGTATTGCCACCTACAAAGAGGTCAACCCTGGTTTGGCTACTATTGTTACGTTTCCATTTATGTTTAGTATTATGTTTGGTGATACAGGACatggttttattttgtttttagttggattatatttgattttaaacGAACGTAAATTCAATTTAATGAAAAGGGACGAAATTTTTGATATGGCATTTACTGGCAGATATgttattcttttaatgGGCTTGTTTTCCATTTACATTGGTCTGCTGTATAACGATATTTTTTCGAAAACTATGACTTTTTTTAGTTCGGGCTGGTCATGGCCCACAGATTTTAAGATTGGACAAACTTTGGAGGCTACTAAAATTCCTGGGAAAGTGTATCCCTTTGGCTTGGATTATAGCTGGCATGGCACTGAAAATGggttattatttacaaatTCCTATAAAATGAAGCTGTCTATATTGATGGGTTTTGTTCACATGACTTATTCTTTTATGTTTTCCCTAGTTAACTACCGTTATAGACAGTCGAGAGTCGATATAATCGGTAATTTTATTCCCGGATTGATATTCATGCAAAGCATTTTTGGATACCTATCATGGGCCATTGTATATAAATGGAGCAAAGACTGGATTAAAGATGGCAGGGAGGCACCTGGCCTATTAAATATGTTAATTAATATGTTTTTAAGTCCTGGAAATATCGATGTGAAATTGTATACTGGACAGAGTGTCatacaaattattttgttattagcaGCTGTAATTTGTGTACCATGGTTGCTATTATACAAGCCCTTGGTTTTGAGAAGAAATCATTTAACGGCTACCAGGAATAAGGGGTATTTGAGGGGTGTGGAGTTTGAATTGTCCAATAATTCTGATACAAACGCTGGCTACCATGATGATTTTGATGcttttgattttgaagTGGACACTAATGATAATCATAATGGAGATCAACAAGTGCAACATCAAATGGAGAGGTCCTTGCTTGAAGAGCGTGAAGAAAATAGACCACAAGttgaagaagaacaagACCAAGCTAAGCAGGAATTCAATTTTGGTGACATTATGATTCATCAAGTTATTCATACTATtgaattttgtttaaattgTATTTCACATACGGCTTCATACCTAAGATTATGGGCATTATCATTAGCGCATGCTCAATTATCAACTGTGTTATGGGATATGACAATACAAAACT
- the PRR1 gene encoding serine/threonine protein kinase PRR1 (similar to Saccharomyces cerevisiae YKL116C | PRR1 | Pheromone Response Regulator), producing MHGIIQNNINPNNTFINNNNTADNDLNKENETNANDISATIQPHLIIPKKRRGLKARLDNPFINNMSRDDFDNKGKDLLNHPTILATDVNKPNELAYPTRIFSSSISQTPNTNIFKTPEILPKNNNYNNDIIGNKRVFSLPSQSLITEQIIDSQKPSKCDTVKDNNFPAEEVTAYAISSSYDDTTDSSTTIIYRFKKIALLGKGNYSQVYLYENITADFDKKEDSRDTTKIPRFVACKHIEYPKELVKRFSNDSNIDDTPTPSTPNYHRKITTTSAFTSADTDMLLRVESSLCRELQVLKGLNHPCVLKLYAVNNLAFITSTHPLLSHCNNIPDNFVDNGSKRLPECYMFTSYCKYGDLLRLAKLAELSSLSIQRIFAEIVIAVKYLHENLIIHRDLKLENIFINYNYYELENGGGNAPDFSHPVIKIGDFGLCKKLSDPNELCTTRCGSEDYVAPEILMGLAYDGRLTDCWALGVILYGLLEDILPFDVNALTPNAIGSPTMRRRISGGANTRKRSTAHKIARYDWKWIKVGDEDDLLTQKSKIIVENCLIRRNQRWDIDKIYHTEYVSSIACKLTFV from the coding sequence atgCATGgtattattcaaaataacattaatCCAAATAACACttttatcaataacaacaatactgCGGATAATGACTTAAACAAGGAAAACGAAACTAATGCTAACGATATATCAGCCACCATACAACCACATTTGATTATccctaaaaaaagaagaggatTAAAAGCAAGACTGGACAAtccttttattaataatatgagCCGCGATGACTTTGATAACAAAGGCAAGGATTTGTTGAATCATCCAACTATTTTGGCAACCGATGTTAACAAACCTAATGAGTTAGCCTATCCTACCAGAATATTCTCCAGTAGTATTAGTCAAACACCAAATACCAATATATTCAAAACACCGGAaatattaccaaaaaacaataactATAATAACGATATCattggaaataaaagagTATTTTCATTACCAAGCCAAAGTCTCATAACGGAGCAGATTATCGACTCACAAAAGCCATCAAAGTGTGACACTGTGAAAGATAACAATTTTCCAGCAGAAGAAGTCACAGCTTATGCAATCTCATCGTCCTATGATGATACTACTGATAGTTCAACAACAATCATAtatagatttaaaaaaatagcttTACTAGGTAAGGGAAATTATAGTCAAGTGTATTTATACGAAAATATAACAGCagattttgataaaaaagaagacaGTAGAGATACTACTAAAATACCGAGATTTGTTGCCTGTAAACACATAGAGTATCCTAAGGAGTTAGTCAAAAGGTTTTCTAATGATAGCAATATAGATGATACTCCCACGCCTTCAACACCAAACTATCACAGAAAAATCACTACCACTAGCGCTTTTACCAGTGCGGACACTGATATGCTATTACGTGTGGAAAGTTCCCTCTGTAGAGAATTACAAGTTTTAAAAGGTTTGAATCATCCATGTGTATTAAAATTGTATGCTGTAAACAATTTAGCCTTTATTACATCAACTCATCCATTACTAAGTCATTGCAATAACATTCCTGACaattttgttgataatgGATCTAAAAGATTACCGGAATGTTACATGTTTACCTCTTATTGTAAATATGGCGATTTACTAAGATTGGCTAAACTAGCAGAACTATCATCATTAAGTATACAACGTATATTTGCTGAAATTGTGATTGCtgttaaatatttacatgAAAATTTGATCATTCACAGAGATTTAAAACTAgaaaatatctttataaatTACAATTATTATGAGTTGGAAAATGGTGGTGGTAATGCCCCAGATTTTTCTCATCCTGTTATCAAAATTGGTGATTTTGGGTTATGCAAGAAATTATCTGATCCGAATGAACTATGCACAACCAGATGTGGATCGGAAGATTATGTGGCCCCGGAGATATTGATGGGATTGGCATATGACGGAAGGTTGACTGATTGTTGGGCATTAGGTGTTATTTTATACGGGTTGCTTGAAGATATATTACCATTCGATGTAAATGCCTTAACACCCAATGCAATTGGTTCCCCAACTATGAGAAGAAGAATCAGCGGAGGTGCGAATACCAGAAAAAGATCCACAGCCCACAAAATAGCGAGGTATGATTGGAAATGGATTAAAGTAGGAGATGAGGACGACCTTCTAACACAAAAGtcaaaaattattgtaGAGAATTGTTTGATCAGAAGAAATCAAAGGTGggatattgataaaatttatcataCCGAATATGTTTCATCGATAGCTTGTAAATTAACATTTgtataa
- a CDS encoding glucose-6-phosphate 1-epimerase (similar to Saccharomyces cerevisiae YMR099C | glucose-6-phosphate 1-epimerase (hexose-6-phosphate mutarotase)), with protein sequence MTVQETESFVIVKHPENPETSVTILKYGATVYSWKLANKEQLWLSDAAKLDGSKPVRGGIPLVFPVFGKHQLDTATANIANANDVKLSKLPQHGLARNSTWEFLGQTKENPPTIQFGLYSEIANKELTSIWDYDFELIYTIELNKDSLKTEIEVSNPAKSDKSFKFNWLFHTYLRIEDIEDTFISNLKGVNVYDQLLKQSYNDVQPVVTFHEEVDRVYKNVREDRDIQVVDKGKPIHTIKRINLPDAVVWNPWVNKSNGMSDFEPKTGFKKMVCVEPGHVHDFIVLSPGSKWKASQILSKDELKYQVI encoded by the coding sequence ATGACTGTTCAAGAAACCGAATCTTTTGTTATTGTCAAGCACCCAGAAAACCCAGAAACATCCGTTACAATCTTAAAATACGGTGCCACCGTCTATTCTTGGAAATTAGCAAACAAAGAACAATTGTGGTTATCAGACGCTGCAAAACTAGATGGCAGCAAACCTGTCAGAGGTGGTATTCCATTGGTCTTTCCAGTTTTTGGTAAACACCAATTGGATACGGCTACAGCAAACATTGCCAACGCTAATGATGTTAAATTGAGTAAATTACCTCAGCACGGCTTAGCAAGAAATTCTACTTGGGAATTTTTAGGTCAAACCAAAGAGAATCCACCAACTATCCAGTTTGGATTATACTCGGAAATTgcaaataaagaattaacTTCTATCTGGGATTATGATTTCGAATTGATTTATACTATTGAATTGAACAAAGATAGTTTGAAGACTGAAATCGAAGTCAGCAACCCAGCAAAATCTGATAAATCATTCAAATTCAATTGGTTATTCCACACATATTTGAGAATTGAAGATATTGAGGACACTTTTATTTCCAACTTAAAGGGTGTTAATGTGTACGAccaattattaaaacaatcaTATAACGATGTTCAGCCAGTCGTTACTTTCCATGAAGAAGTAGACAGGGTTTATAAGAATGTCAGAGAAGATAGAGACATTCAAGTTGTTGATAAGGGTAAACCCATCCACACCATcaaaagaattaatttGCCTGATGCTGTTGTGTGGAACCCATGGGTTAACAAGAGTAATGGCATGAGTGACTTTGAACCTAAAACaggatttaaaaaaatggtttgTGTCGAACCTGGCCACGTACATGattttatagttttaagCCCTGGTTCCAAATGGAAAGCTTCGCAAATACTTTCCAAAGATGAATTGAAATACCAGgttatttga
- the APE1 gene encoding metalloaminopeptidase APE1 (similar to Saccharomyces cerevisiae YKL103C | APE1 | AminoPeptidase), whose translation MSNSEQQDPLAQLQSLIAKLAATQLPSFEEKVNENLASPVATNNTNVSSKKYDDEYFKYISQEYITFTYTSPTIYHVVQYFANQLEKNGFVYLSEKKEADWSSSLKGKKSGKFYTTRNGTNLAAFIIGSDWEVENGVGAIGSHIDALTAKLKPSSIKPLVGGFELLGVAPYGGTLNDLWFDRDLGIGGRVLYEDNEKSGQIKSALINSTPHPIARIPSLAPHFGQDAVGPFDKETQAVPVIGYFSPSEEDDKATDDEKKSPLFGKHSIHLLRYIAQLANIKVSQIQQLDLDLFDVQKGTFAGIKNDFIIAPRLDDRLCSFSAINALTDYANNSSIDESSFNIVTLYDNEEIGSLSRQGAKGGLMESTVQRVVSNYFAEDDNITESLIKSGFANSFIISADVIHMDNPNFTDVYLENHKPKPNVGLTISLDSNGHMATDVVGTCLVEKLAKANDDKLQYFQIKNNSRSGGTIGPSIASQTGTRTIDMGIAQWSMHSIRASTGSKDVGLAIKFFTGFFKNWRSVYNKFGDL comes from the coding sequence ATGTCCAATTCTGAACAACAAGACCCCTTGGCTCAGTTGCAATCTTTAATTGCCAAGCTAGCTGCCACTCAATTGCCTtcatttgaagaaaaagttaacgAGAATTTAGCTTCCCCTGTAGCTACCAATAACACTAACGTATCTTCCAAAAAGTATGATGATGAAtactttaaatatatttctcAAGAATATATCACGTTCACATACACTTCTCCGACCATCTATCATGTAGTCCAGTACTTCGCTAATCAgttggaaaaaaatgggTTCGTCTACttaagtgaaaaaaaagaagccGATTGGAGCTCTTCCCTTAAGGGCAAAAAATCTGGAAAATTTTATACAACTAGAAACGGTACTAACTTGGCTGCCTTCATAATTGGGTCTGATTGGGAAGTCGAAAATGGGGTTGGTGCCATTGGTTCCCATATTGATGCATTAACTGCTAAATTAAAACCTTCTTCAATTAAACCTCTTGTAGGGGGTTTCGAATTGTTAGGGGTTGCCCCATATGGTGGCACATTAAACGATTTATGGTTTGATAGAGACTTAGGTATCGGTGGTCGTGTCTTGTACGAAGACAACGAAAAATCAGGTCAAATCAAAAGCGCCTTAATCAATTCAACACCTCATCCAATTGCTCGTATCCCATCGTTGGCTCCTCATTTTGGTCAAGATGCTGTCGGTCCATTTGATAAAGAGACTCAAGCTGTCCCAGTAATTGGTTATTTTTCTCCAAGtgaagaagatgataaAGCTACAGATGATGAGAAAAAATCACCATTGTTTGGCAAGCACTCAATTCATTTATTAAGATATATTGCACAATTGGCTAATATTAAAGTCAGTCAAATCCAACAATTGGACTTAGATTTATTTGATGTCCAAAAGGGTACTTTTGCcggtattaaaaatgatttcATTATTGCCCCAAGATTAGATGATAGATTATGCTCGTTTAGCGCTATAAATGCCTTAACAGATTATGCCAACAATAGCAGTATTGATGAATCTTCGTTTAACATTGTTACTTTATACGATAATGAAGAAATTGGCTCGTTGTCAAGACAGGGCGCTAAGGGCGGTTTAATGGAAAGTACTGTCCAAAGAGTTGTTTCCAATTATTTTGCTGAGGATGATAATATCACAGAATCATTGATAAAGAGCGGGTTTGCTAACtcctttattatttcagCAGATGTTATTCACATGGATAACCCAAATTTCACTGATGTGTACTTAGAAAACCATAAGCCTAAGCCCAATGTTGGGCTAACTATTAGTCTCGATTCTAATGGTCACATGGCTACAGATGTCGTGGGTACTTGTTTGGTTGAAAAATTGGCAAAGGCCAATGACGATAAATTGCaatatttccaaattaAGAATAATTCAAGGTCTGGAGGTACTATTGGCCCTTCAATTGCTTCTCAAACTGGAACTCGTACTATTGATATGGGTATTGCTCAATGGTCTATGCATAGTATTAGAGCATCTACCGGGTCTAAAGATGTAGGATTAGCAATTAAGTTTTTCACTGGATTTTTCAAGAATTGGAGATCAGTTTACAACAAATTTGGTGATTTATGA